In Gossypium arboreum isolate Shixiya-1 chromosome 6, ASM2569848v2, whole genome shotgun sequence, the following are encoded in one genomic region:
- the LOC108484652 gene encoding probable disease resistance protein At1g12290 — protein MLQEISDHKSKGAFEKVAEDPPAASVVVRPVEQPVGLESTIQKVWNCIGETDVGIIGLYGMGGVGKTTLLTKLKNIFSTPPNDFKVVIFAAVSKDYDVGKIQNRIGENIGFPRSWENKSVEQKARDIYGILSNKRFVILLDDLWEKVDLNEFGIPEPSQENGSKLILTSRSFTVCNIMGAQKIIRVNCLDSEKAWELFQDKVGYEALNSHPDIPNLAKHVAERCCGLPLALITVGRTMACKTTLEEWNYAIEMMNRPLALSTIIYEVVFPLLKFSYDNLPNATMKYCFLYCCLYPEDYCIPKKRLVEYWFCEGLLNEYDRVSDAQMQSDDIISFLLDACLLESGGEIRGEECVKMHDVIRDMAVWFTHESEATENNFFVKACAQLSEEPYVKEWESVKRMSVMENKIEVLKGTPKCPNLRTLFLSQNELQVISDGFFQFMPHLTVLDLSRNLRLRALPKGISQLVCLECLDLSFTGISELPIGLKSLIKLKMLDLSYMHNLRKIPHHLISRFSQLQIFRMWWSGCGDYPNKDNVLYGSNEKLMEELNGLQCLNILTIHKKARFV, from the coding sequence ATGCTTCAAGAAATAAGTGATCATAAGAGTAAAGGAGCTTTTGAGAAAGTAGCGGAGGATCCGCCTGCAGCTTCCGTGGTAGTAAGACCTGTAGAGCAGCCGGTTGGTCTAGAATCCACAATCCAAAAGGTATGGAATTGCATCGGAGAAACAGATGTGGGGATCATTGGCCTCTATGGCATGGGGGGCGTTGGCAAGACAACACTCTTGACCAAACTCAAGAACATATTCAGCACCCCACCGAATGATTTTAAAGTTGTTATCTTTGCGGCGGTGTCTAAAGATTACGATGTTGGAAAGATTCAAAATAGGATTGGTGAAAATATTGGTTTTCCTCGATCCTGGGAGAATAAAAGTGTTGAACAGAAAGCCAGAGATATCTATGGGATCTTGAGTAACAAGAGATTTGTTATATTATTGGATGATTTATGGGAGAAGGTGGATTTGAACGAATTTGGGATACCAGAACCAAGTCAAGAAAATGGTTCCAAACTTATTCTTACTAGTCGATCTTTTACTGTATGTAACATAATGGGAGCTCAAAAGATAATCAGAGTGAATTGCCTGGATTCGGAGAAAGCTTGGGAATTGTTCCAAGACAAGGTTGGATATGAAGCTCTGAACAGCCATCCAGATATTCCAAACCTTGCTAAACATGTAGCTGAAAGGTGCTGTGGGTTGCCTCTTGCACTAATTACAGTGGGTCGTACCATGGCTTGCAAGACAACACTTGAGGAATGGAATTATGCAATTGAGATGATGAATCGACCACTTGCATTGTCAACTATAATATATGAGGTGGTATTTCCACTTTTAAAATTCAGTTACGATAATTTGCCTAATGCCACAATGAAATATTGCTTCCTATATTGTTGTCTGTATCCTGAAGATTATTGTATTCCTAAAAAGAGATTAGTGGAGTATTGGTTTTGTGAAGGGCTATTGAATGAATATGATAGAGTTAGTGACGCTCAAATGCAAAGTGACGATATTATTAGCTTTCTTCTGGATGCTTGTTTATTGGAAAGTGGTGGTGAAATACGTGGAGAAGAATGTGTAAAGATGCATGATGTGATCCGCGACATGGCTGTATGGTTTACACACGAATCCGAAGCAACAGAgaataatttttttgtaaaagcATGCGCTCAGTTATCTGAAGAACCATATGTTAAGGAATGGGAAAGTGTAAAAAGAATGTCAGTGATGGAAAATAAGATTGAAGTTCTAAAAGGAACACCCAAATGCCCTAACCTTCGAACCTTGTTTCTTAGCCAGAATGAGTTGCAAGTGATCAGCGATGGTTTCTTCCAATTTATGCCTCATCTGACTGTTTTGGATTTGTCAAGAAATCTTCGATTACGAGCGCTACCTAAGGGAATTTCACAATTGGTTTGTCTAGAATGTCTTGACCTATCATTTACTGGTATATCAGAGTTGCCAATAGGGTTGAAATCGTTGATAAAACTAAAAATGCTGGACTTGAGTTACATGCACAATCTCAGAAAAATCCCACATCATTTGATATCTAGGTTTTCGCAGTTGCAAATATTTAGAATGTGGTGGTCGGGATGCGGAGATTATCCTAATAAAGACAATGTTTTGTACGGGAGTAATGAAAAGCTTATGGAGGAGTTGAACGGTTTGCAATGTCTGAATATACTAACTATACATAAGAAAGCACGTTTCGTCTAG